The following proteins are encoded in a genomic region of Phycisphaera sp.:
- a CDS encoding UDPGP type 1 family protein, whose translation MTTSQAAVGTLDDIAPAVKASGQGHLLSFADSLSAQEKASFARELAAVDWPTIPSVIKRFRKAGAAESYGEFEPPVVCCVKGTAGDHSIDGDAARDAGLEMIKGGKVAALTVAGGQGTRLGFDGPKGTLPIGPTSGRTLFEVFADQIRAAGDWARRPIPWLIMTSPQNHGQTLAFFEEREWLGLDREQLRFFQQGVMPSFCPETGRLLLAGKGHLATNPDGHGGVVRALSKSGELDRLEGEGVEHLSYFQVDNPLVPPLDPVFLGAHAGAGGAASSGQFSSKMVAKAAASEKVGVFARCDGKTRVVEYSDMPEALSNATDDTGKLKFEAGSVAIHAASVAFLRSIDEAGEAALPFHRAFKKVPHVDVMKGTLMEPGEPNAVKLERFVFDAIPVADQSLVLRVAREREFAPTKNPTGVDSVESARHMQSQRAEAWLQERGFKVPAGCTLELSGAAAWADVAGLEYTPTATPEAGQGVVL comes from the coding sequence ATGACGACCTCCCAAGCCGCCGTGGGCACGCTCGATGACATTGCGCCGGCCGTCAAGGCCTCCGGGCAGGGGCATCTATTGTCGTTCGCCGATTCGCTGTCTGCCCAGGAAAAGGCCTCCTTTGCGCGCGAGTTGGCGGCGGTCGACTGGCCGACGATCCCCAGCGTCATTAAGCGGTTCCGCAAGGCTGGCGCGGCCGAGTCGTACGGCGAGTTCGAGCCGCCGGTGGTGTGCTGCGTCAAAGGCACGGCGGGCGACCACTCGATTGATGGTGATGCTGCGCGGGATGCTGGCTTGGAGATGATCAAGGGTGGCAAGGTTGCCGCGCTCACGGTGGCCGGCGGGCAGGGCACGCGGCTGGGGTTCGACGGCCCTAAGGGCACGCTGCCGATCGGGCCGACGAGCGGGCGGACGCTGTTCGAGGTGTTCGCCGACCAGATCAGGGCCGCCGGCGATTGGGCGCGGCGGCCGATCCCGTGGCTGATCATGACCAGCCCGCAGAATCATGGGCAGACTCTGGCGTTCTTCGAGGAACGGGAGTGGCTTGGGCTCGATCGCGAGCAGTTGCGGTTCTTCCAGCAGGGGGTGATGCCGAGTTTCTGCCCGGAAACGGGACGCCTGCTGCTGGCGGGTAAGGGGCACCTGGCGACGAACCCGGACGGGCATGGCGGCGTCGTTCGCGCGTTGTCGAAGAGCGGCGAGCTCGATCGCCTGGAGGGCGAGGGCGTGGAGCACCTGAGCTACTTCCAGGTCGACAACCCGCTGGTGCCGCCATTGGACCCCGTGTTTTTGGGCGCGCACGCTGGTGCGGGCGGCGCGGCCAGCTCGGGGCAGTTCTCGAGCAAGATGGTGGCGAAGGCGGCGGCCTCGGAGAAGGTTGGCGTGTTCGCGCGGTGCGATGGGAAGACGCGGGTGGTCGAGTATTCGGACATGCCCGAGGCGCTCTCGAACGCGACGGACGACACTGGGAAGTTGAAATTCGAGGCCGGATCGGTGGCGATCCATGCGGCCTCGGTGGCGTTCTTGCGATCGATCGACGAAGCGGGCGAAGCGGCATTGCCGTTCCACCGGGCGTTCAAGAAGGTGCCGCATGTGGACGTGATGAAGGGCACGCTGATGGAGCCGGGCGAGCCCAACGCCGTCAAGCTGGAGCGGTTTGTGTTCGATGCGATCCCGGTTGCCGACCAATCGCTGGTGCTGCGCGTCGCACGCGAGCGTGAGTTTGCGCCCACGAAGAACCCGACGGGTGTCGATAGCGTTGAGAGCGCGCGGCACATGCAGAGCCAGCGGGCCGAGGCGTGGCTGCAAGAGCGCGGGTTTAAGGTGCCGGCGGGCTGCACGCTCGAGCTCTCGGGCGCGGCGGCTTGGGCCGATGTCGCCGGTCTGGAGTACACCCCCACCGCGACCCCCGAGGCCGGGCAGGGCGTGGTGCTCTGA
- a CDS encoding alpha/beta fold hydrolase, with amino-acid sequence MAGSYPGAALKLASALEERTKRETLAGAIPALIAHPDWETPAPLVLWMHGRTSRKEIDSGRYLRLIRAGIAVCAIDLPGHGDRADESLQTASGTVEVLTRALPEVDVAIEALLQGPHASVFDGKRLGIGGISAGGMVALRRLCEPHGFSCAAVEATTGWLEGLYFPEDGGPHRWPVDHAREAVEAIDPMAHLDGFEPLPLMAMHSEADELVPFSVQAKFIERLLEHYEARGDRPGMIELVTWPETGAPQEHLGFGRHAHEAKNMQVDFFKTHLVGAGK; translated from the coding sequence ATGGCCGGCTCGTACCCCGGGGCCGCCCTGAAGCTGGCGAGCGCGCTCGAGGAGCGCACGAAACGCGAGACGCTGGCGGGGGCTATACCCGCGCTCATCGCACACCCCGACTGGGAGACGCCCGCGCCGCTGGTGCTGTGGATGCACGGACGGACGAGCCGCAAGGAGATCGATTCGGGGCGGTACCTGCGGCTGATCCGGGCTGGCATAGCCGTGTGCGCGATCGACCTGCCGGGGCATGGGGATCGGGCTGACGAATCGCTCCAGACCGCCAGCGGCACGGTGGAGGTGCTCACGCGGGCGCTGCCCGAGGTGGATGTTGCGATCGAGGCGCTGCTGCAGGGGCCGCATGCGTCGGTATTCGATGGCAAACGCCTCGGCATCGGCGGCATCTCGGCGGGCGGCATGGTGGCACTGCGGCGGCTGTGCGAGCCGCACGGATTCTCGTGCGCGGCGGTCGAAGCGACGACTGGGTGGCTTGAGGGGTTGTACTTCCCAGAGGACGGTGGCCCGCATCGCTGGCCCGTGGACCACGCACGCGAAGCCGTCGAAGCGATCGACCCGATGGCGCACCTGGATGGGTTCGAGCCGTTGCCGTTGATGGCGATGCATAGCGAGGCGGACGAATTGGTGCCGTTCTCGGTGCAAGCGAAGTTCATCGAGAGGTTGCTTGAGCATTACGAGGCCAGAGGTGACAGGCCGGGCATGATCGAACTGGTGACGTGGCCAGAAACCGGCGCTCCGCAGGAGCATCTCGGGTTCGGGCGTCACGCGCATGAGGCCAAGAACATGCAGGTCGACTTCTTCAAGACGCACCTGGTGGGCGCGGGCAAGTGA
- a CDS encoding MFS transporter, which translates to MFDFANQSFTLLIITLLFSLYVTRVVVPQPVLDPAVEEQIKLINDNKLAKADASQDVQDAYDKVEAAQAKGKFVWSILQGSSLLVVVAISPFIGAWGDIRGKRKLILMSTGIACGVLTCMLGFVGPGMVILAAALYIPANICYQVGENFLASFLPDVSSRRTIGRVSAIGWTMGYIGALLLLVIVVTLMLLFGLKDAAHWRVFFVFAGVWFLLGIIAPGVILRRDQRPAVESLDPLREAVRRVRKSLAGAAEFGELRQFLVAFLVYGFGVQTFIAFAAIIAGDFGFTDVLLVAFTAQLTVTAGVAAVVTSTFQDRVGAKVTVLVYLGVWVASCLAMVAMSIVWPHGGPQWPVWVVGNGLGFGLGGIGTASRSMVGRLTPSHRTAEFFGLWGMVYKFAGAIGVLGFGAVARFAGETASLLLLAGFFAGGLLLVLRVGETKGVRQARKAERRLARELAVAPLSTS; encoded by the coding sequence ATGTTTGACTTCGCCAACCAGAGCTTCACGCTGCTGATCATCACGCTGCTGTTCAGCCTGTACGTCACGCGGGTGGTCGTGCCGCAGCCGGTGCTCGATCCGGCGGTCGAGGAACAGATCAAACTCATCAACGACAACAAGCTGGCCAAGGCCGACGCATCGCAGGACGTGCAGGACGCGTACGACAAGGTCGAAGCGGCCCAGGCCAAGGGCAAGTTCGTGTGGTCGATCTTGCAAGGCTCGTCGCTGCTGGTCGTGGTAGCGATCAGCCCGTTCATCGGGGCGTGGGGCGATATCCGCGGCAAACGCAAGCTGATCCTGATGTCCACGGGCATCGCGTGCGGCGTGCTGACGTGCATGCTGGGGTTTGTCGGGCCGGGCATGGTGATCCTGGCGGCGGCGCTTTACATCCCGGCGAATATCTGCTATCAGGTGGGCGAAAACTTTTTGGCGTCGTTCCTACCGGACGTGTCGAGTCGGCGGACCATTGGGCGGGTCAGTGCCATCGGCTGGACGATGGGCTATATCGGCGCGCTGCTGCTGCTGGTTATCGTCGTCACGCTCATGCTGCTGTTCGGGCTCAAGGACGCCGCCCACTGGCGGGTGTTCTTCGTGTTCGCGGGCGTGTGGTTCTTGCTGGGCATCATCGCGCCGGGGGTGATCCTGCGGCGCGACCAGCGGCCGGCGGTCGAGTCGCTCGACCCGCTGCGCGAGGCGGTACGGCGTGTGCGGAAGTCGCTGGCCGGGGCTGCGGAGTTTGGCGAGTTGCGGCAGTTCCTGGTCGCGTTCCTGGTATATGGGTTCGGCGTGCAGACGTTCATCGCGTTCGCGGCGATCATCGCGGGCGATTTTGGGTTTACCGACGTGCTGCTGGTGGCGTTTACGGCGCAGCTCACGGTGACGGCAGGTGTCGCGGCAGTGGTGACCAGCACGTTCCAGGATCGCGTGGGCGCGAAGGTGACCGTGCTGGTGTACCTTGGCGTGTGGGTGGCCAGTTGCCTGGCGATGGTGGCGATGAGCATCGTCTGGCCGCACGGCGGGCCGCAGTGGCCCGTGTGGGTGGTGGGCAACGGGCTGGGCTTCGGGCTGGGCGGCATCGGGACGGCCTCGCGGTCGATGGTGGGCCGATTGACGCCGAGCCACCGGACGGCGGAGTTCTTCGGGCTCTGGGGCATGGTGTACAAGTTCGCCGGGGCGATTGGCGTGCTGGGGTTCGGGGCTGTTGCCCGGTTTGCGGGCGAGACAGCCTCGCTGCTGCTGCTGGCGGGGTTCTTCGCCGGCGGGCTGCTGCTGGTGCTGCGGGTGGGCGAGACGAAGGGTGTTCGGCAAGCCCGGAAGGCAGAGCGGAGGCTTGCGCGTGAGTTGGCCGTGGCACCGCTAAGCACGAGTTAG
- a CDS encoding amidohydrolase family protein produces the protein MNRSLRSAVRRLVLVGVALVAGTSALAQPSSQSTSDSPLADRPNGPRHAQPDRFAVVGGMIHAKPGEDAFEGTVYIEHGRITLVDRAGGEPPAGFAIIDASGLHVYPGFVEAYYEVDTPSPGTPGSPGVHWSSLVTPQRSALDAEWLDSGSREGLRKLGFGAVGISPGSGILRGSNAVISLSEPEGDASGHRPMVLRDNVGQVLAFESSGWGSRAYPTSQMGSIALVRQTLLDARWQADQDGTTPNALTPLEDGDVALWFDVPGELEALRGISMAREFDRSVVIVGSGTEYQRLDAFKQDAEDGELTLVVPLRFPKAPRVKSLADTEAIDLNTLMEWEQAPTNPRRLQEAGLDIVLTSSKVPSGIGGRGGFYKLLRKAIEHGLSEGDALAALTTRPAELLGVSDHVGTIEPDKLGNLIVATEPIFDEKSKILDVWVEGKRYEINQPKAESLEGTWELTLAGQFRLDLTIDDKGKGTITDPAFEAVEPAEGEEAEGAAEGEEPPSAKATVERSLDTLTVLFDHEPFGMEGVFTLTGTVSGDEIVGAGARPDGVAFEFAGQRLERDEAEEADDDKKNEDNDEQLPPEDLGGYPFGAYSVAEIPEQGGVVITNATIWTASDRGIIENGWIAFSGGKIDAIGQGMVPNRRGATVIDARGKHVTPGLIDAHSHTGTWTAGTNESGQAVTAEVRMGDTTDPNPVNWYRQLAGGVTTVNTLHGSANPIGGQNVIQKVRWGAVHPTDMHLEGAKPGIKFALGENVKQSNWGSNFTGRYPQTRMGVETLIRDRFVAAREYADNGMKTENGRTDTELEALAEILAGDRLIHCHSYRQDEILMLCRVAEEFGFKIGTFQHGLECYKVAEAVKENAIGASIFTDWWAYKVEVQDAIPYAGPILHEAGVNVSFNSDSDELARRMNVEAAKAVKYGGLTPGEAIKFVTINPAIQLAIEERVGSLEAGKDADVVIWSGDPLSTMSRAERVFVDGREYFSLERDRAHRERIASERERLIQKLMREQAKLPEKKDDPEDTDEGDDTEEADDPGRRGVYAWFYGHDGQEGAGASMCGTCGVMPAEYVEMMEQEAR, from the coding sequence ATGAACAGATCCCTGCGTTCTGCCGTTCGTCGCTTGGTTTTGGTCGGCGTGGCCCTGGTGGCCGGCACTTCGGCCCTGGCCCAGCCTTCCAGCCAGTCCACCAGCGACTCGCCGCTCGCGGACCGGCCCAATGGTCCGAGGCATGCCCAGCCGGATCGCTTCGCGGTCGTTGGCGGCATGATCCATGCCAAGCCGGGCGAGGATGCGTTCGAGGGCACGGTGTACATCGAGCATGGGCGGATCACGCTGGTGGATCGCGCGGGCGGCGAGCCGCCGGCGGGGTTCGCGATCATCGACGCGAGCGGGCTGCACGTGTATCCGGGATTTGTCGAGGCGTACTACGAGGTCGACACGCCGTCGCCCGGCACGCCAGGGTCTCCGGGCGTGCATTGGAGCTCGCTGGTGACGCCGCAGCGTTCGGCGTTGGATGCCGAGTGGCTGGATTCGGGCTCGCGTGAGGGGCTTCGAAAGCTGGGCTTCGGTGCGGTTGGCATCTCGCCGGGCAGCGGCATCCTTCGCGGGTCGAACGCGGTGATCTCGCTCTCGGAGCCCGAGGGCGACGCGAGCGGGCATCGGCCGATGGTGCTGCGGGACAACGTCGGGCAGGTGCTCGCCTTCGAGAGCAGCGGTTGGGGGAGTCGAGCCTATCCGACGAGCCAGATGGGCTCGATCGCGCTCGTTCGGCAGACACTGCTCGATGCGCGGTGGCAGGCGGATCAAGATGGCACGACGCCCAACGCGTTGACCCCGCTCGAAGACGGTGACGTGGCATTGTGGTTCGATGTGCCGGGTGAGCTTGAGGCGCTGCGGGGCATCTCGATGGCGCGGGAGTTCGACCGATCCGTTGTGATCGTGGGCAGTGGTACCGAGTATCAGCGGCTGGATGCGTTCAAGCAAGACGCCGAGGATGGCGAGCTGACGCTGGTCGTGCCGCTGCGGTTCCCCAAGGCCCCGCGTGTGAAGTCGCTGGCCGACACCGAGGCGATCGACCTGAACACGCTGATGGAGTGGGAGCAGGCCCCGACAAATCCACGGCGGTTGCAGGAGGCTGGCTTGGACATCGTGCTGACCAGCAGCAAAGTTCCGAGCGGCATCGGCGGGCGGGGGGGCTTCTATAAGCTGCTGCGCAAGGCGATCGAGCACGGGCTGAGCGAAGGTGACGCGCTGGCGGCGCTCACGACGCGGCCGGCTGAGTTGCTGGGCGTCTCGGACCATGTCGGCACGATCGAGCCCGACAAGCTGGGCAACCTCATCGTGGCGACCGAGCCGATCTTCGACGAGAAGAGCAAGATCCTCGACGTGTGGGTCGAGGGCAAGCGGTACGAGATCAACCAGCCGAAGGCCGAGAGCCTTGAGGGCACGTGGGAACTGACCCTGGCGGGGCAATTCCGGCTGGACCTGACCATCGACGACAAGGGCAAGGGCACGATCACCGACCCGGCCTTCGAAGCGGTCGAGCCGGCCGAGGGTGAAGAGGCGGAAGGAGCTGCCGAGGGCGAGGAGCCGCCCAGCGCGAAGGCCACGGTGGAGCGGTCACTGGACACGCTGACGGTGCTGTTCGACCACGAGCCGTTCGGCATGGAGGGTGTCTTCACGCTGACCGGCACGGTGAGCGGCGACGAGATCGTCGGCGCGGGTGCGCGGCCCGATGGCGTGGCGTTCGAGTTTGCGGGCCAACGCCTGGAACGTGACGAGGCCGAAGAAGCCGACGACGACAAGAAGAACGAGGACAACGACGAACAGCTCCCGCCCGAAGATCTGGGTGGGTATCCGTTTGGCGCGTACTCGGTGGCCGAGATTCCCGAGCAGGGCGGCGTGGTCATCACGAACGCGACGATCTGGACGGCGAGCGATCGTGGCATCATCGAGAATGGGTGGATCGCGTTCAGCGGCGGCAAGATCGATGCGATCGGGCAAGGGATGGTGCCGAATCGCCGGGGCGCGACGGTGATCGACGCCAGGGGCAAGCACGTGACCCCGGGCTTGATCGATGCCCACAGCCACACCGGCACCTGGACCGCGGGCACCAACGAGAGCGGGCAGGCCGTGACCGCCGAGGTGCGCATGGGCGACACGACCGACCCCAACCCGGTGAACTGGTACCGCCAGCTCGCCGGCGGGGTGACAACGGTCAACACGCTGCACGGCTCGGCCAACCCCATCGGCGGGCAGAACGTGATCCAGAAGGTCCGCTGGGGTGCGGTGCATCCGACCGACATGCACCTGGAGGGTGCCAAGCCCGGCATCAAGTTCGCCCTGGGCGAGAACGTGAAGCAGAGCAACTGGGGCAGCAACTTCACCGGCCGCTACCCGCAGACGCGCATGGGCGTGGAGACGCTGATCCGCGATCGGTTCGTGGCCGCAAGGGAGTATGCCGACAACGGCATGAAGACCGAGAACGGCCGCACGGACACCGAGCTCGAGGCGCTGGCCGAGATCCTCGCCGGCGATCGGCTGATCCACTGCCACAGCTACCGGCAGGACGAGATCCTGATGCTGTGCCGCGTGGCCGAGGAGTTCGGCTTCAAGATCGGCACATTCCAGCACGGCTTGGAGTGCTACAAGGTGGCCGAGGCGGTGAAGGAGAACGCGATCGGCGCGAGCATCTTCACCGACTGGTGGGCGTACAAGGTGGAGGTGCAGGACGCGATCCCGTACGCCGGGCCGATCCTGCACGAGGCGGGCGTGAACGTGAGCTTCAACAGCGACAGCGACGAACTCGCACGTCGCATGAACGTGGAGGCGGCTAAGGCCGTGAAGTACGGCGGGCTCACTCCCGGAGAGGCCATCAAGTTCGTCACGATCAACCCGGCGATCCAGCTCGCGATCGAGGAACGGGTTGGTTCATTGGAAGCGGGCAAGGATGCGGACGTCGTGATCTGGAGCGGTGATCCGCTGTCGACCATGAGCCGGGCCGAGCGGGTGTTCGTGGATGGGCGCGAGTACTTCAGTCTCGAACGGGACAGGGCCCACCGCGAGCGCATCGCCAGCGAGCGTGAGCGGCTGATCCAGAAGCTCATGCGTGAGCAGGCCAAGCTGCCCGAGAAGAAGGACGACCCAGAAGACACTGACGAGGGTGACGACACCGAGGAAGCCGACGATCCAGGCCGTCGCGGTGTGTACGCGTGGTTCTATGGGCACGACGGCCAGGAAGGCGCAGGCGCGAGCATGTGCGGCACCTGCGGCGTGATGCCGGCCGAGTATGTTGAGATGATGGAACAGGAGGCCCGCTGA
- a CDS encoding amidohydrolase family protein yields the protein MRRAIATLTMLALAATAAAQDLTPRGEVPDHPIAITGATIHTMVEGEDPIEDGWILLQDGTITGVGSGDRMFIATTRIIDGSGKHVYPGMIAASTRLGLTEIGSVRAMRDYSETGSVKPEVRAVVAINPDSTLLPVARSNGILLVGSFPTGGLVSGQAGVIKLDGWTWEDMTANANAGIVLNWPSVRDRYRSFGGGQTLSEDDVRRRLDTVDELFDTAEAYRDAKDADPNTPVDLRLEAMQSVLPGAEDQKPLIINADSVERIQSAVTWAAGRDLKVIIMGGRDAPLLAELLKKHDVAVIVRGVHSFPRRNDSDYDEAFTLPARLEAAGVRWCLSPGNVDENVRNLPYEAAMAVAYGRDMGFDEADAMASITRDAAQIMGIGDDYGTLEVGKSATLLLTDGTPLEMTTTIEAAFIDGARVDLSNKQTVLRDRYREKYRRQGIIEDDGK from the coding sequence ATGCGACGCGCTATTGCAACCCTGACGATGCTCGCGCTGGCCGCCACGGCCGCCGCCCAAGACCTGACGCCGCGCGGCGAGGTGCCCGACCACCCCATCGCCATCACCGGCGCGACCATCCACACGATGGTCGAGGGTGAGGATCCGATCGAGGACGGCTGGATCCTGCTCCAGGACGGCACCATCACCGGCGTGGGCTCGGGCGACCGCATGTTCATTGCGACGACGCGGATCATCGACGGCTCGGGCAAGCACGTGTACCCCGGCATGATCGCCGCCAGCACGCGACTGGGGCTCACCGAGATCGGCTCGGTGCGGGCGATGCGTGACTACAGCGAGACCGGCAGCGTGAAGCCCGAGGTGCGGGCGGTCGTTGCCATCAATCCCGATTCGACCCTGCTGCCCGTCGCGCGGAGTAACGGGATCCTGCTCGTCGGCAGCTTCCCCACGGGTGGGCTCGTGAGCGGGCAGGCGGGCGTGATCAAGCTCGACGGCTGGACGTGGGAGGACATGACCGCCAACGCCAACGCGGGCATCGTCCTCAACTGGCCGAGCGTGCGCGATCGCTACCGCTCATTCGGCGGCGGGCAGACCTTGTCGGAGGACGACGTGCGTCGCCGGCTGGACACGGTCGACGAACTCTTCGACACGGCCGAGGCGTATCGCGACGCGAAGGATGCCGACCCCAATACGCCCGTTGATCTTCGGTTGGAAGCGATGCAGAGCGTGCTTCCAGGGGCCGAAGATCAGAAGCCGCTCATCATCAACGCCGACAGCGTGGAGCGGATCCAGAGTGCCGTGACATGGGCGGCGGGGCGTGACCTGAAGGTCATCATCATGGGCGGCCGCGATGCGCCGCTGCTGGCCGAATTGCTCAAGAAGCACGACGTGGCGGTGATTGTCCGGGGTGTGCATAGCTTCCCCCGCCGCAACGACAGCGACTACGACGAGGCGTTTACGCTGCCGGCCAGGCTCGAAGCCGCGGGTGTGCGGTGGTGCCTGTCGCCGGGCAATGTTGACGAGAACGTGCGAAACCTGCCGTACGAGGCGGCGATGGCCGTGGCGTACGGGCGTGATATGGGCTTCGACGAGGCCGACGCGATGGCGTCGATCACCCGCGACGCGGCCCAGATCATGGGCATCGGCGACGACTACGGCACCCTGGAGGTGGGCAAGAGCGCCACGCTGTTGCTGACCGATGGCACCCCGCTGGAGATGACCACGACGATCGAGGCGGCGTTCATCGACGGGGCCCGGGTCGACCTGAGCAACAAGCAGACGGTGCTGCGCGACCGCTACCGCGAGAAGTACCGCCGGCAGGGCATCATCGAGGATGACGGGAAGTAA
- a CDS encoding aminotransferase class V-fold PLP-dependent enzyme has protein sequence MPTQAPKTSPPSPGLLARHWIHEPGITFLNHGSFGGCPQAVLETQAAWRARLEGEPVRFFAEDLFGLIDWARANVARFIGCDADGLVFVPNATTGAATAIHSLIASGQAEAGDEVLLTDHEYMACANNLRHMAKAAGLGVVTATLPFPNPTPQGVIEAVLGAVTPRTKIALLSHITSASAMVLPAKELVEALEGRGVRVVLDGAHAPGHIDLDVGTLRPSYYTANLHKWVCSPKGSAVLWVHPDQRERCRPLVLSNMANNPQPGRPHLHTEFDYVGTNDPTAILVVPAALRIMAAITRGELPKRFAAEAFDTSGDSETLDASWADIRSRNTSMAFDAQRLLSRELGTTAPVPEDMTACIAMVSLPGVDADTWDRLSERPTKHNDALQDALIANWGIQVPVTLPPTAERQGVPLRCVRLSAQLYNSPEQYSYLAEALKAELAVEVGDGQKRPYTARATL, from the coding sequence ATGCCTACCCAAGCCCCCAAGACCAGCCCCCCATCGCCCGGCCTCCTCGCTCGGCATTGGATCCACGAACCGGGGATCACCTTCCTCAACCACGGCTCGTTCGGTGGGTGTCCCCAGGCGGTGCTCGAGACGCAGGCCGCGTGGCGGGCCAGGCTCGAGGGCGAGCCGGTGCGGTTCTTTGCCGAGGACCTGTTCGGGTTGATCGATTGGGCCCGGGCCAACGTGGCGCGGTTCATCGGCTGCGATGCCGACGGTTTGGTCTTCGTGCCCAACGCTACGACCGGCGCGGCGACGGCGATCCACAGCCTGATCGCCAGCGGCCAGGCGGAGGCGGGCGACGAGGTGCTGCTGACCGATCACGAGTACATGGCCTGCGCGAACAACCTCAGGCATATGGCCAAAGCGGCGGGGCTCGGCGTAGTGACGGCCACGCTGCCCTTCCCCAATCCGACGCCCCAGGGTGTGATCGAGGCGGTGCTGGGCGCGGTCACGCCGCGAACAAAGATCGCGCTGCTCAGCCACATCACCAGCGCGAGCGCGATGGTGCTGCCGGCCAAGGAACTCGTGGAAGCACTCGAGGGCCGGGGCGTGCGGGTCGTGCTCGACGGCGCGCACGCGCCGGGGCATATCGACCTTGATGTCGGCACACTGAGGCCGAGCTATTACACAGCCAACCTGCACAAGTGGGTGTGCTCGCCAAAGGGCTCGGCGGTGCTGTGGGTCCACCCGGATCAGCGGGAGCGGTGCCGCCCGCTGGTTCTTTCGAACATGGCAAACAATCCCCAGCCGGGCCGCCCGCACCTGCACACCGAGTTCGATTACGTCGGGACGAACGACCCAACGGCGATACTCGTTGTGCCCGCCGCGCTGCGGATCATGGCGGCTATCACTCGCGGCGAGCTACCCAAGCGGTTCGCGGCCGAGGCGTTCGACACGAGCGGTGATTCCGAAACACTCGATGCGTCGTGGGCGGACATCCGATCTCGGAATACCTCGATGGCCTTCGACGCCCAGCGGTTGCTCAGCCGTGAACTGGGTACGACGGCCCCTGTGCCCGAAGACATGACCGCGTGCATCGCTATGGTGTCGCTGCCCGGTGTCGATGCGGATACGTGGGATCGGCTCTCAGAGCGGCCAACCAAGCATAATGACGCGCTCCAGGACGCCCTGATCGCCAACTGGGGCATCCAGGTTCCGGTCACCCTGCCCCCCACCGCTGAGCGGCAAGGAGTGCCATTACGGTGTGTGCGGCTTTCCGCCCAGCTCTACAACAGCCCCGAGCAGTACTCATATCTTGCGGAGGCGCTCAAGGCCGAATTGGCCGTCGAAGTCGGCGACGGGCAAAAACGCCCGTATACTGCTCGTGCGACCCTATGA
- a CDS encoding cysteine dioxygenase family protein yields the protein MPPKLAELVGYLSALDARADLGELERELQTLDITRHDISPACVFGTRGYRRNTIARGEWFELLALCWRSGDCTPIHDHEGSSCAFKVIEGQGTEIRYEPTACGMVCPTGRRMLEPGTVCAAEDDDIHQVANMQAKGVDLITLHIYSPPIKQMGTYDFASGERTDASPDTD from the coding sequence GTGCCCCCGAAGCTCGCCGAACTGGTGGGTTACCTGTCCGCGCTCGACGCGCGGGCGGACTTGGGCGAGCTCGAACGCGAGTTGCAAACGCTCGATATCACCCGCCATGATATCTCGCCGGCGTGCGTCTTCGGCACGAGGGGATATCGGCGCAACACGATCGCGCGGGGCGAGTGGTTCGAGTTGCTGGCCTTGTGCTGGCGCAGCGGCGATTGCACTCCCATCCACGACCACGAGGGCTCGAGCTGTGCGTTCAAGGTCATCGAGGGCCAGGGTACCGAGATCCGATACGAGCCCACGGCCTGCGGCATGGTGTGCCCCACTGGTCGTCGCATGCTCGAGCCGGGCACCGTGTGTGCGGCCGAGGACGACGACATCCATCAGGTCGCCAACATGCAGGCCAAGGGCGTCGACCTGATCACGCTGCACATCTACTCGCCACCCATCAAGCAGATGGGCACGTACGACTTCGCATCGGGCGAGCGCACCGACGCGAGCCCCGACACGGACTGA